The Deinococcus sedimenti genome has a window encoding:
- a CDS encoding IS6 family transposase, translating into MTDRKPYRHRFPLSVIGYALRLYHRFPLSQRDVQELLHERGVQVSHETPRQWNIKFAPLLTEELRHREPRRGSRWHLDEVCVKVGGVKHWLWRAVDEYGDVLDILLQEHRDTQAAKSFFVRLLGEYDVPEVIHTDKLWSYGAALREIPVLHDVEHVQVVSTARCNNLVEQSHRPTRQQERSQLGFKRR; encoded by the coding sequence GTGACTGACCGGAAGCCCTATCGACATCGATTCCCGCTGAGTGTCATTGGGTATGCCCTGCGGCTCTACCACCGCTTCCCCCTCAGTCAGCGGGACGTTCAGGAACTGCTTCACGAGCGTGGTGTTCAGGTCAGTCACGAGACCCCCCGTCAGTGGAACATCAAGTTCGCCCCACTCCTGACCGAGGAACTGCGCCATCGAGAACCCCGGCGGGGTTCTCGATGGCATCTGGACGAGGTGTGCGTCAAGGTCGGTGGGGTCAAGCATTGGTTGTGGCGAGCAGTGGACGAATACGGGGACGTGCTGGACATTCTGCTTCAGGAACACCGAGACACCCAGGCGGCCAAGTCCTTTTTTGTCCGCCTCCTGGGGGAATACGACGTGCCGGAGGTGATCCATACCGACAAGCTGTGGAGCTATGGGGCGGCGCTGCGTGAGATTCCCGTGCTCCACGACGTGGAGCACGTTCAGGTCGTTTCCACCGCCCGCTGTAACAATCTGGTGGAGCAATCTCACCGACCCACCCGGCAGCAAGAACGAAGCCAACTGGGCTTCAAGCGCCGG